One window of the Amycolatopsis mediterranei genome contains the following:
- a CDS encoding nitroreductase/quinone reductase family protein: protein MPKAPAPTSRYWKLQRQLTRLNTFLFRKTGGKVGGSYFGGAPVLLLHHVGRKSGEARISPLIYLDDAPRLVVVASKGGVDAHPAWFHNLTAMATTEVELPGGERRRVRPHVAEGAERARLWDRAVAIYKTYAAYATYTERTIPVVVLEPADATPTE, encoded by the coding sequence ATGCCCAAGGCCCCCGCACCGACGTCTCGTTACTGGAAGCTGCAGCGGCAGCTGACGCGGCTCAACACGTTCCTGTTCCGCAAAACCGGCGGCAAAGTGGGCGGCTCGTACTTCGGCGGCGCACCGGTGCTGCTGCTGCACCACGTCGGCCGCAAGTCCGGCGAGGCCCGGATCAGCCCCCTGATCTACCTCGACGACGCCCCGCGGCTGGTCGTCGTCGCCTCGAAAGGCGGCGTGGACGCGCACCCGGCGTGGTTCCACAACCTGACGGCGATGGCGACCACGGAAGTGGAGTTGCCCGGAGGCGAACGCCGCCGGGTCCGCCCGCACGTCGCCGAAGGCGCGGAGCGAGCCCGCTTGTGGGACCGAGCGGTGGCGATCTACAAAACCTATGCGGCGTATGCGACCTACACCGAACGGACGATTCCGGTGGTCGTCCTCGAACCCGCCGACGCCACACCGACGGAGTGA
- a CDS encoding TetR family transcriptional regulator codes for MEKLGLRERKKQRTREALIDAAHALFCANGFEATTIDQIAESVEVSSRTFFRYFASKEDVALALADDQITAVLEAFAAQPAGLPVLTAMRTAAVEVVRTYETDSRFHSLQDVISVSPALTAARLERAAARFDEVARLIGARMGVDPAADPRPHLVASVTLCAVQPAVVAWRAAGSRAPESELTGQAFALLSAGLDYPAATGRES; via the coding sequence ATGGAGAAGCTCGGCCTGCGGGAACGGAAGAAGCAGCGGACGCGGGAGGCGCTGATCGATGCCGCCCACGCGCTGTTCTGCGCCAACGGCTTCGAGGCCACGACCATCGACCAGATCGCCGAATCGGTCGAAGTCTCCTCGCGGACGTTCTTCCGGTACTTCGCCTCGAAGGAGGACGTCGCGCTGGCCCTCGCGGACGACCAGATCACGGCGGTCCTCGAGGCGTTCGCCGCGCAACCGGCCGGCCTGCCCGTGCTGACCGCGATGCGGACGGCCGCGGTCGAAGTCGTCCGGACGTACGAGACTGACTCGCGCTTCCACAGCCTGCAGGACGTGATCTCGGTCAGCCCGGCGCTGACGGCCGCACGCCTCGAGCGGGCGGCCGCCCGGTTCGACGAGGTGGCGCGGCTGATCGGCGCCCGGATGGGCGTGGACCCGGCTGCGGATCCCCGGCCGCACCTGGTGGCTTCGGTAACGCTGTGCGCGGTCCAGCCGGCCGTCGTAGCTTGGCGAGCGGCCGGCAGCCGAGCGCCGGAATCCGAGCTGACCGGGCAGGCGTTCGCCCTGCTGTCCGCCGGACTGGACTACCCGGCGGCCACCGGTCGGGAGTCTTGA
- a CDS encoding NACHT domain-containing protein, producing MAKGLTYADAARLLDDSHLVGALDRLLGGALLAASAGGAGFVLSLFDAKAELARLSVGLVNGLRARVSHGRRTDRTERIAAAHSVLVVAAFFECLAQADVGFDVAALDLSKADQRTLAASVIRTPVPLPAPQLPYEASLEVLRGFYADLARPVLGFIQGLAVWDGLDETRRDRLTDTLLRILPERAVARYEECFRRLAVDFPEVAFWANLVDHQATRADLQALRHGLAGIERVLADLAGGREPDEWRLALARAYQAALVRTILPEARTPDGVTLPALGAAYIDPSFRVAETGTVPADEGRWQEIAVRDDLQEFLLGHLTAPQAIDAPLVILGQPGSGKSVLTQVLAARLPPSEFLVVRVVLREVAADAELQDQIERALRLTTGESMTWPEMVRGAGDALPVVLMDGFDELLQTTGVNQSDYFERVANFQRREAVLGRPVAIVVTSRTVVADRARPVAGMVTIRLEPFDDGQVRRWLDVWNTVNRPIPAEAVLAHSELAAQPLLLLLLALYHADGQPLHSDDQPLGQAELYERLLSRFAEREVGKLGAGLPAEDHQRAVDRELLRLSVVAFAMFNRRQQWVSAAEVDTDLAILLEAAESRPAPGLRAPLTAGEDVIGKFFFIHRAQARRGDQRLTTYEFLHATFGEYLIARLVARELDDLVATAELGAVRTRKAFIDDAFPYALLSFAPLTMRHTAVYFLNQRLEVLPRPRRSTLRQLLLSLFHRALMARHAGRYDEYQPDTVSVPARHATYSANLLLLIVSVGGEVSVAELFPDRPDPIHDWQEISSLWQAVLPEEGWMVLIDQLMLTRGWEGDRRTLTVAPTTRERVEPFDPFWAYDFSPDHEHRRGNWYGWLYEGGNVLRTRMDWVADRGAGAFAHALEPLSIEFGNMVTTFFDFWQGRPVSAAHALIALWTASGSAADQEQLVHAHETCLRFAIDGFAPHDADTREYFRKLYLSQLVADRDKLPPKWIDDATHRLLSTQGADKERTKLAMLARDYLGVANGESGIVGERG from the coding sequence ATGGCCAAGGGTTTGACCTATGCCGACGCGGCGAGGCTGCTGGATGACAGTCATCTGGTGGGGGCATTGGACAGGCTGCTCGGCGGCGCCCTGCTCGCCGCCTCGGCCGGTGGAGCGGGATTCGTCCTGAGCCTGTTCGACGCCAAGGCCGAGCTGGCCCGGCTGAGCGTCGGGCTGGTGAACGGGTTGCGGGCGCGAGTGAGCCACGGCCGGAGAACCGATCGCACCGAGCGCATCGCGGCAGCCCATTCGGTGCTGGTCGTGGCGGCGTTCTTCGAGTGTCTGGCGCAGGCGGACGTCGGGTTCGACGTGGCCGCGCTGGACCTTTCGAAAGCGGATCAGCGGACGCTCGCCGCCTCGGTGATCCGCACGCCCGTTCCGTTGCCGGCGCCCCAGTTGCCGTACGAAGCGTCGCTGGAGGTGCTGCGCGGTTTCTACGCGGACCTGGCCCGGCCGGTGCTCGGCTTCATCCAGGGCTTGGCGGTGTGGGACGGCCTGGACGAGACCCGCCGGGATCGGCTGACCGATACCCTGCTCCGGATCCTGCCCGAACGGGCCGTGGCCCGGTACGAGGAGTGCTTCCGGCGATTGGCCGTCGACTTCCCGGAGGTGGCGTTCTGGGCGAACCTGGTGGATCACCAGGCAACCCGGGCTGACCTCCAAGCGTTGCGGCACGGACTGGCCGGCATCGAACGCGTTCTGGCAGACCTCGCCGGCGGCCGAGAGCCTGATGAATGGCGGCTGGCTCTGGCCAGGGCCTACCAGGCCGCGCTGGTCCGGACGATCCTGCCGGAAGCACGCACCCCGGACGGCGTCACGCTGCCGGCATTGGGCGCGGCGTACATCGATCCGAGTTTCCGCGTCGCGGAGACCGGGACCGTCCCGGCGGACGAAGGGCGTTGGCAGGAAATCGCCGTCCGTGACGATCTCCAGGAGTTCCTGCTCGGGCACCTGACCGCACCGCAGGCGATCGACGCTCCCCTGGTGATCCTCGGACAGCCGGGCAGCGGCAAGTCGGTGCTGACCCAGGTACTGGCCGCCCGGCTGCCACCGAGCGAGTTCCTCGTGGTCCGGGTCGTGCTCCGGGAAGTAGCGGCGGACGCCGAGCTGCAGGATCAGATCGAGCGCGCCCTCCGCCTGACCACCGGGGAGTCCATGACCTGGCCGGAAATGGTGCGCGGTGCCGGCGACGCGCTCCCCGTGGTGCTGATGGACGGGTTCGACGAGCTGCTGCAGACCACCGGGGTGAACCAGTCGGACTACTTCGAGCGGGTGGCGAACTTCCAGCGGCGGGAGGCCGTTCTGGGCCGGCCGGTCGCGATCGTGGTCACCAGCCGGACCGTCGTCGCCGACCGCGCCCGGCCGGTGGCCGGCATGGTGACGATCCGCCTCGAGCCGTTCGACGACGGTCAGGTCCGTCGCTGGCTGGACGTCTGGAACACGGTGAACCGCCCGATCCCGGCCGAGGCGGTACTGGCGCACAGCGAGCTGGCCGCCCAGCCACTGCTGTTGCTGCTGCTCGCCCTCTATCACGCCGATGGGCAGCCGCTGCACAGCGACGACCAGCCGCTGGGCCAAGCGGAGTTGTACGAGCGGCTGTTGAGCAGGTTCGCCGAGCGCGAAGTAGGCAAGCTCGGCGCGGGACTCCCCGCCGAGGACCACCAGCGCGCCGTCGACCGGGAACTGCTCAGGCTCTCCGTGGTGGCGTTCGCGATGTTCAACCGCCGGCAGCAGTGGGTGAGTGCGGCAGAAGTCGACACCGACCTCGCGATCCTGCTCGAGGCCGCGGAGAGCCGGCCCGCGCCGGGACTGCGTGCTCCCCTCACCGCCGGGGAGGACGTCATCGGCAAGTTCTTCTTCATCCACCGGGCTCAGGCACGGCGCGGCGACCAGCGGCTGACCACCTACGAGTTCCTGCACGCCACGTTCGGCGAGTACCTCATCGCCCGGCTGGTCGCCAGAGAGCTCGACGACCTCGTCGCGACCGCCGAGCTCGGCGCCGTCCGGACCCGGAAGGCCTTCATCGACGACGCTTTCCCGTACGCGCTGCTTTCGTTCGCACCATTGACCATGCGGCACACCGCGGTGTACTTCCTGAACCAGCGTCTCGAGGTTCTGCCCCGGCCCCGGCGATCGACGCTGCGGCAGCTGCTGCTGTCCCTCTTCCACCGAGCGCTGATGGCGCGGCATGCCGGCCGGTACGACGAGTACCAGCCGGACACCGTCTCGGTGCCCGCGCGACACGCGACCTATTCGGCCAACCTGCTGCTGCTGATCGTGTCGGTCGGCGGCGAGGTCAGCGTCGCCGAACTGTTCCCGGACCGGCCGGATCCGATCCATGACTGGCAGGAGATCAGCTCGCTGTGGCAGGCGGTGCTGCCGGAAGAAGGCTGGATGGTGCTCATCGACCAGCTCATGCTCACTCGCGGCTGGGAGGGCGACCGTCGCACCCTGACCGTCGCACCTACGACACGCGAGCGGGTGGAGCCCTTCGACCCGTTCTGGGCCTACGACTTCAGTCCGGACCACGAGCACCGCCGGGGTAACTGGTACGGCTGGCTGTACGAAGGCGGCAATGTGCTGCGGACTCGCATGGACTGGGTAGCCGACCGGGGTGCCGGCGCGTTCGCGCACGCACTGGAACCGCTGTCGATCGAATTCGGCAACATGGTCACCACCTTCTTCGACTTCTGGCAGGGCCGGCCGGTATCGGCGGCCCACGCCTTGATCGCCCTGTGGACGGCATCAGGCTCGGCCGCGGATCAGGAGCAGTTGGTCCACGCCCACGAGACCTGCCTGCGGTTCGCCATCGACGGGTTCGCGCCGCACGACGCCGACACCAGGGAGTACTTCCGGAAGCTGTACCTGAGCCAGCTGGTCGCGGACCGGGACAAGTTGCCACCGAAGTGGATCGACGACGCCACGCACCGGCTCCTGTCCACCCAGGGGGCGGACAAGGAAAGAACGAAGCTGGCCATGCTGGCCCGCGACTATCTCGGCGTGGCGAACGGTGAGTCGGGCATCGTGGGAGAACGGGGGTAA